The Flavobacteriales bacterium genome includes the window AGTTGGATTAGCGTGTAAAATACTACCTCACAATTTCATCGAGTTAATTGATGCGTCAATTGGTCACATTAGAGGAAGAAAAGTAGATATCGTGCCTGATTTTTTAACTGGTGGTTCTGCAGACTTTTCTAATTATAATGGAGGATTAAGAGGTGGAAAAGTAAGAGTAAGAGCGAAGATTAGACAAGAGGATAAAAAGACACTTATTATATCCGAAATACCTTTCGGAACAACGACTTCAAGCTTAATTGAGTCCATTATCAAAGCAAATGATAAAGGAAAAATTAAGATGAAGAAGATTGAAGATAATACAGCTGAATTTGTAGAAATCATTCTTCAACTTCCACCAAATACTTCTCCGGATAACACAATAGATGCACTTTATGCATTTACAGATTGTGAAATGTCTATCTCGCCTAATGCCTGTATTATAGAGGACGATACTCCAAAGTTTATTTCGGTAAACGAAATGCTTAAGATTTCAACGAATCTTACGGTTAAGTTATCTCAGATGGAACTTGAGATAAAGCGTAATGAGCTAGAATCTCATTGGCATTTTACTTCTCTTGAAAAGATATTTATTGAGAATAGAATATATCGTGACATTGAAGAATGCGAGACTTGGGAAGCCGTAATTGAAGCGATTTACAAGGGCTTAAAGCCTCATTTGAAGAAACTGAAACGCGAAATTACAGATGAAGATGTAGTTCGGTTAACAGAAATTAGAATAAAACGAATTTCGAAGTTTGATGGCTTTAAAGCCGACGAGTTACTTCTCCGTATTGAAGATCAGTTAAAAGAAGTAAATCATCATTTAGATAATCTTAAAGATTACGTTGTTGCTTATTTTAAAGAACTTAAGAAGAAATACGGCGAAGGAAAAGAGAGAAGAACCGAGATCAAATCTTTTGAAACAATCGTAGCCTCTAAAGTGGCAGTTGCGAACATTAAACTTTATATAAATAGAGAGGATGGTTTTGCGGGCTATGGTTTAAGAAGAGATGAGTTTGTTTGCGATTGTTCTGATATTGATAGCATAATAGTTATTCGCAAGGATGGTGTTATGATCGTATCAAAGATCACAGACAAGGCATTTTTCGGTAAGAATATATTACATATAGGTATCTGGAAAAAAGGAGATGATAGAACTATCTATAACATAGTCTATCAAGATGGTAAGGCAGGCAATATAATGATGAAGAGATGTGCTGTTACTTCCATTACACGAGATAAGGAATACCCTCTAACAAAGGGGAAGGAGCATTCTAAAATTCTTTACTTCTCTGCAAACCCGAATGGAGAAACTGAAATTATTAGAGTTGTACTTAAGGCGCAGGCAAAACTGAAGAAGTTGAAATATAATATTGACTTTGCGGATTTAGCTATAAAAGGTAGAGGAGCCTCAGGTAATATATTGTCTAAGCATGCGGTAAGTAAAATTTATTTGAAAGAGCAAGGTGCGTCATCCTTGGGAGCAATTAAAATCTGGTTCGACGATACGGTTCAGCGATTAAATACAGAAGAAAGAGGGGAGTTACTTGGTGAATTCTCTGGTGAAGACAAGATATTAACTGTGATGCAGTCAGGGAGTTTTCAATTGTGTTCGTTTGATCTAAGTACACACTTTGAAGAGGACATGATTATTATTGAAAAGTGGATTCCTGAAAAGCCGTTGTCTGCTGTGTACTATGATGGGGATAAGAAGGAGTATTTCGTTAAACGGTTTCTAATTGAAGGTGGATACAAGAAAATAGGCTTTATCTCAGATCATACAGAGTCTTATCTCGAAATACTTTCTGTAAACCTTAAACCTAAGATTGATATTACGTTCTCGAAAGTCAAAGGAAAAGAATTCGACAATGAGATAGTTCAGCTTGAAGAATTTATAGGAATCAAAGGATTTAAAGCTTTAGGGAATAGATTGTCCACTAAGAAAATAAGAGGGATTGATTTGATTCCACTTACGGAAGAAGAAGAAGTTAAAGATCTAGAGGAAATTCAAAAAATGATTCCTGTTGAGCCTGAAGTGAAAGTTGAGGAAGAAGAAGGTCTTGGACTCGATGTAGAAGATTCAACTCCTGGTAAAGATGAAATTAGTAAAGAAGCTGATAATGAGGAGCCTAAGAAGTCTTCAGTCCTTAAGAATTTAAAGAAAAAATCATTGAATGACGAGGATCAATTTAAAATGGAATTTTAATCAAGCTTCTAAAATTAGCAATATCCAGTTTATTGAAAGCATAACAACTGCAATGCTATAAAGTATTAATGTTTGCTTTAATGATTTCCGAATCTTTTTCTTACTGTCTAGTCTTATTTTGAGAGCAAAGCCGAATACGATAGTCGCTAGAATGCTAATAGTAAAATAGTGCCATAAGCTGAGAGGCATGAACACTCTCAGTACTACTGCTGATGAAATAGCAATAGATAAATAAGATAAAAAATTTCCTGTGCTATATTTCGACATTTGATTACGCTTGTCGTTATAAAATTTGATTCATTATTTCACCAAGTGATTCTATAGTAATTCGCTTGGCAACAATTTTCATATGATCGTCTAGAACGAAAACGACTGGCGTACTATAAATATCAAATTTCTTTCTTAGATCAACGGTTCTTTTAACATCGTTTACGTTAATCCAATTTAATTCATTTTCTTGAATGAAATCATTCCAGTCTTCTATTTCAGGCATAATGCCTACTGCATATACTTCAAGGTCTTCACGACTATATTTTTCGTAAATTTCTTTGAGCTTAGGTGTAGCTTTTTTGCAGTGACCACAGTCGGGGTCCCAAAACCAAAGTACCGTGTACTTCGATTTGATATCATATAAGGAGACGTCATTACCAGAAGCATCAGCCAGTACCAAATTGTTTATCTTTTTACCGAGCAATAGAGGTTTTAAGATTGTTGCTCTTTCTTTAATTGTTGCAAGCTGAGTAGAATCTACCCAAGTTACTTTGTCAGTAAGATAATAGTTGAATGCCATATGAACAAACACAGCATCCATACCCATAGCTTTCGATTTCTCATATTTTGTTCCAAACTTCACTACGAAATATTTAAAAACGTCTGGATCTACTATCGCTTTACTGAGTACAATATCAATTGCTACACTAATTGAATCAGGATCTTGCGGTACTACTTTTTCGATATACCTCATAACCTTTTTGTGCAGGATAGGTGATCTTAACAATCTTACATCACCTAAGTCAATATTATCTAAGAAATGAGTTTTGTAGTATTGATATGTTGAAATGGAATCTCTATCTCCATTTGGCAAAGCTGGGAATTCTGGGATTACAGGATCATTCATTGCCTTGAACATGGCGCTAATAAAAAAACCTTCATTATTGTTGATTATATCCTCACGTACTTTATCAACATTCGTTCTTAAATTGGATAGAATCTCATCATATATTGCAATTGAATCCTTATCAGTTCCTAATTCTTCTTTCTTCTCATTTATTTCTTTTGATTTTATTTGTGATTCACCCACTAGATTTAGATAATTGAAAAATAATTCATTTTCCTTGGATCCATCAATTTTCATGTTTTTAACGAAATTAGAAGTGTCCGTTTCTAAAGTAAAGTGCTGTTCGTTAATAATGAATTCAAAGTATTTACCTCCTGGTATAATAATCGAGTATACTCCACCAGGTAACGTGTCGGAGCCTTTGAACACTAGATAACCATCTTGATTAAAATTTGCAGTGTCTTTGTAATATTGTTTCTCACCATAATAATTTGCCAAGTAGCAAACAGAATCTGTAACTCCAGTAATCTTTACTTTAATGTTATGTCCAGGAAGTTGGGTTTTGCATGATGTGTAAAATAGACTGCTTAGAATAACTAAGGAAAGTCCAATGAAAGTAAAAGGTCTAAAAACTAAACTCATGATTGTAGGCATTAGATGATAAGTACAAATTTAATTTTATTGGTCAATTTCGAGGTGTATTCTACTTTGATTTTTTTAATTTGAATACAGCTATTAAGTCTATAATAGTTGCTGCGAATAACCCTATTTGTTTAACTCAGATAAAAAATGGTATCTTTGGGCCGACGTCGAGTAGAAT containing:
- a CDS encoding DNA gyrase/topoisomerase IV subunit A, yielding VGLACKILPHNFIELIDASIGHIRGRKVDIVPDFLTGGSADFSNYNGGLRGGKVRVRAKIRQEDKKTLIISEIPFGTTTSSLIESIIKANDKGKIKMKKIEDNTAEFVEIILQLPPNTSPDNTIDALYAFTDCEMSISPNACIIEDDTPKFISVNEMLKISTNLTVKLSQMELEIKRNELESHWHFTSLEKIFIENRIYRDIEECETWEAVIEAIYKGLKPHLKKLKREITDEDVVRLTEIRIKRISKFDGFKADELLLRIEDQLKEVNHHLDNLKDYVVAYFKELKKKYGEGKERRTEIKSFETIVASKVAVANIKLYINREDGFAGYGLRRDEFVCDCSDIDSIIVIRKDGVMIVSKITDKAFFGKNILHIGIWKKGDDRTIYNIVYQDGKAGNIMMKRCAVTSITRDKEYPLTKGKEHSKILYFSANPNGETEIIRVVLKAQAKLKKLKYNIDFADLAIKGRGASGNILSKHAVSKIYLKEQGASSLGAIKIWFDDTVQRLNTEERGELLGEFSGEDKILTVMQSGSFQLCSFDLSTHFEEDMIIIEKWIPEKPLSAVYYDGDKKEYFVKRFLIEGGYKKIGFISDHTESYLEILSVNLKPKIDITFSKVKGKEFDNEIVQLEEFIGIKGFKALGNRLSTKKIRGIDLIPLTEEEEVKDLEEIQKMIPVEPEVKVEEEEGLGLDVEDSTPGKDEISKEADNEEPKKSSVLKNLKKKSLNDEDQFKMEF
- a CDS encoding redoxin domain-containing protein — encoded protein: MSLVFRPFTFIGLSLVILSSLFYTSCKTQLPGHNIKVKITGVTDSVCYLANYYGEKQYYKDTANFNQDGYLVFKGSDTLPGGVYSIIIPGGKYFEFIINEQHFTLETDTSNFVKNMKIDGSKENELFFNYLNLVGESQIKSKEINEKKEELGTDKDSIAIYDEILSNLRTNVDKVREDIINNNEGFFISAMFKAMNDPVIPEFPALPNGDRDSISTYQYYKTHFLDNIDLGDVRLLRSPILHKKVMRYIEKVVPQDPDSISVAIDIVLSKAIVDPDVFKYFVVKFGTKYEKSKAMGMDAVFVHMAFNYYLTDKVTWVDSTQLATIKERATILKPLLLGKKINNLVLADASGNDVSLYDIKSKYTVLWFWDPDCGHCKKATPKLKEIYEKYSREDLEVYAVGIMPEIEDWNDFIQENELNWINVNDVKRTVDLRKKFDIYSTPVVFVLDDHMKIVAKRITIESLGEIMNQIL